One region of Halomicrobium sp. LC1Hm genomic DNA includes:
- a CDS encoding CinA family protein, whose amino-acid sequence MPDDTDGGIEARVGETLRETDATVAVAESCTGGLIGSLLTDVPGSSDYFDRSVVTYSYDAKRDLLAVDRETLDEAGAVSESVARQMARGVRDTADTTWGVATTGVAGPSGGTAETPVGTAYVGVAYAAPWGTGDSSTWVERYEFDGDRTTVKDEIARQALSDLRDAVQRRA is encoded by the coding sequence ATGCCAGACGACACTGACGGCGGCATCGAGGCCCGCGTCGGCGAGACACTGCGCGAGACCGATGCGACCGTCGCCGTCGCTGAGTCCTGTACCGGCGGCCTGATCGGCTCGCTGCTGACCGACGTGCCGGGGTCGAGTGACTACTTCGACCGGTCGGTCGTCACCTACTCCTACGACGCCAAGCGGGATCTGCTGGCGGTCGACCGCGAGACGCTCGACGAGGCCGGCGCGGTCAGCGAGTCGGTCGCCCGCCAGATGGCTCGCGGCGTCAGAGACACCGCCGACACGACGTGGGGCGTCGCGACCACCGGCGTCGCCGGCCCCTCGGGCGGGACCGCGGAGACGCCGGTCGGCACCGCCTACGTCGGCGTCGCCTACGCCGCGCCCTGGGGGACCGGCGACTCGTCGACGTGGGTCGAGCGCTACGAGTTCGACGGCGACCGGACGACGGTCAAAGACGAGATCGCCAGACAGGCCCTCTCGGACCTCCGGGACGCGGTCCAGCGACGAGCCTGA
- a CDS encoding pyridoxal phosphate-dependent aminotransferase yields the protein MDYQTPRFFRVVQYARRADRDVIDMVSGSPDWDPPAGIRDGLREYADFPADDFQYLPSDGLPELREHIAARRGVDRDRVIVTNGAGEANHLAVFGGLERFSGNEILLTDPVFPYYAGRAHFLDADVGFVPVEEQGHLDPERVRERASEETAVIVVNTPNNPTGAVYDADVMERLVEIAEVNDALLVSDEVYDHFDYTGRFSSAVEIDSPNVVATNSFSKAMAITGLRVGYAIFPPEDGATGDLLERARTRHMLTNVTGSRPAQYAVLRALETTGPEYYADIRDRLRERIDTFCETLEAAGAEYDRPEGGFYVMARFEDYDGNFDHAYELIDEAGVAGMPGQAFGEARSEWFRFALMTPRVDEAADRLAAFFSR from the coding sequence ATGGACTATCAAACGCCCCGGTTCTTCCGGGTGGTCCAGTACGCGCGACGCGCCGATCGAGACGTGATCGACATGGTGTCCGGAAGCCCGGACTGGGATCCGCCCGCAGGCATTCGCGACGGCCTGCGGGAGTACGCCGACTTCCCGGCCGACGACTTCCAGTACCTGCCCAGCGACGGACTCCCGGAACTACGCGAGCACATCGCCGCCCGGCGCGGTGTCGACCGCGACCGCGTCATCGTCACCAACGGGGCCGGCGAGGCCAACCACCTCGCGGTGTTCGGCGGTCTCGAACGGTTCAGCGGCAACGAGATCCTGCTGACCGATCCCGTCTTCCCCTACTACGCCGGGCGAGCGCACTTCCTCGACGCCGACGTCGGGTTCGTCCCGGTCGAGGAGCAAGGCCACCTTGATCCCGAACGCGTCCGGGAACGGGCCAGCGAGGAGACGGCGGTGATCGTCGTCAACACGCCCAACAACCCGACGGGTGCGGTGTACGACGCCGACGTGATGGAACGGCTCGTCGAAATCGCCGAAGTGAACGACGCCCTGCTGGTCTCGGACGAGGTGTACGACCACTTCGACTACACCGGCCGGTTCAGTTCGGCCGTCGAGATCGACTCACCCAACGTCGTCGCCACTAACTCCTTCTCGAAGGCGATGGCGATCACGGGCCTGCGCGTCGGGTACGCCATCTTCCCGCCAGAGGACGGGGCGACCGGCGACCTGCTCGAACGAGCGCGAACGCGACACATGCTCACGAACGTCACCGGCTCGCGCCCGGCACAGTACGCCGTCCTGCGGGCGCTCGAGACGACGGGTCCCGAGTACTACGCCGACATCCGAGACCGACTCCGCGAGCGGATCGACACGTTCTGTGAGACACTGGAAGCTGCCGGAGCGGAGTACGACCGTCCCGAGGGTGGATTCTACGTGATGGCCCGCTTCGAGGACTACGACGGAAACTTCGATCACGCCTACGAACTGATCGACGAGGCCGGCGTCGCGGGGATGCCCGGCCAGGCCTTCGGCGAGGCGCGCAGCGAGTGGTTCCGCTTCGCGCTGATGACACCGCGCGTCGACGAGGCAGCCGACCGGCTCGCGGCGTTTTTCTCCCGATAG
- a CDS encoding Xaa-Pro peptidase family protein, giving the protein MPTTLPASEFRDRLANVRDRLAAADADGAVWFDATSIEYLTGFHHIQTERPVALVVTDGRVEITVPRLEVERVEPNPRIDAVHSYFDYPGGEPIATVAETIAELGVEAVLADSDGAPGVMGYEGPALSEFLDVTEHDGWVAGMREAKSDAEVGLIEESARWANLGHRHLADLTEPGAHPATVSQRASLQASRAMLDTLGSEYAIRTRADGPVHAGYISGSETALPHGHTPNERLTTGDVLVTGATANVDGYYAELERTMFVGEVSDEQAHYFELMVEAQDVAFEAMGPGVPVSHVDQAVWDYFEEQGVADLARHHVGHNIGMDGHEPPYIDRGNDAEMRPGHVYTIEPGLYTDEAGYRHSDTVAITADGIERLTYYPRDLESNVVRE; this is encoded by the coding sequence ATGCCGACAACACTTCCGGCGAGCGAGTTCCGCGATCGCCTCGCGAACGTCCGCGACCGGCTGGCGGCGGCCGACGCCGACGGTGCCGTCTGGTTCGACGCGACGAGCATCGAGTATCTGACCGGCTTTCACCACATCCAGACCGAGCGCCCGGTCGCGCTGGTCGTCACCGACGGGCGCGTCGAGATCACCGTGCCCCGGCTCGAAGTCGAGCGCGTCGAGCCCAACCCACGGATCGACGCCGTCCACAGCTACTTCGACTACCCCGGCGGCGAGCCGATCGCGACGGTCGCCGAGACGATCGCCGAACTCGGCGTCGAGGCGGTCCTCGCAGACAGCGACGGCGCGCCGGGCGTGATGGGCTACGAGGGGCCGGCGCTGAGCGAGTTCCTCGACGTGACCGAACACGACGGCTGGGTGGCCGGGATGCGCGAGGCAAAGAGCGACGCCGAAGTCGGCCTGATCGAGGAGTCCGCGCGGTGGGCGAACCTCGGCCACCGCCACCTCGCAGATCTCACCGAGCCGGGGGCTCACCCGGCGACGGTCAGCCAGCGGGCGTCGCTGCAGGCGTCACGGGCCATGCTGGACACGCTCGGCTCCGAGTACGCCATCCGGACCAGAGCCGACGGCCCGGTTCACGCCGGCTACATCAGCGGCTCGGAGACGGCACTCCCGCACGGCCACACGCCCAACGAGCGACTCACGACCGGGGACGTGCTCGTCACGGGCGCGACGGCCAACGTCGACGGCTACTACGCCGAACTCGAACGGACGATGTTCGTCGGCGAAGTCAGCGACGAGCAGGCCCACTACTTCGAACTGATGGTCGAAGCCCAGGACGTGGCCTTCGAGGCGATGGGTCCCGGCGTCCCGGTCAGCCACGTCGATCAGGCGGTGTGGGACTACTTCGAGGAGCAGGGCGTCGCCGACCTCGCGCGCCACCACGTGGGTCACAACATCGGGATGGACGGCCACGAACCGCCCTACATCGACCGGGGCAACGACGCCGAGATGCGGCCGGGCCACGTCTACACGATCGAGCCCGGCCTCTACACCGACGAGGCCGGCTATCGCCACTCGGACACGGTCGCGATCACGGCAGACGGGATCGAGCGACTCACCTACTACCCGCGGGACCTCGAATCGAACGTCGTCAGGGAGTGA
- a CDS encoding molybdenum cofactor guanylyltransferase has protein sequence MHSGVVVAGGRSTRFGDGDKALADLAGTPMIRRVADRLAPVVDELVVNCRTDQRRDVAAALDGLDVPVSFAIDPVPDRGPLAGIETGLDAVAGEYAAVVACDMPFVEPALVGHLFERATGREAAVPRPDGWFQTTQAVYDADAMVDACRRALDDGQRRVAVTLDALDVAVIDRDEVERHATMETFENLNTREAVEAARDRL, from the coding sequence ATGCACAGCGGCGTCGTCGTCGCTGGCGGGCGCTCGACGCGCTTTGGCGACGGAGACAAGGCACTGGCCGACCTCGCGGGGACGCCGATGATCCGACGGGTCGCTGACCGTCTCGCGCCGGTCGTCGACGAGCTGGTGGTCAACTGCCGCACCGACCAGCGTCGGGACGTGGCGGCGGCCCTCGACGGCCTCGACGTGCCGGTCTCGTTCGCGATAGATCCGGTCCCTGACCGCGGCCCGCTGGCCGGGATCGAAACCGGACTGGACGCGGTCGCGGGAGAGTACGCCGCCGTCGTCGCCTGTGATATGCCGTTCGTCGAGCCCGCTCTGGTCGGACACCTCTTCGAACGAGCGACGGGCCGCGAGGCTGCCGTCCCACGGCCCGACGGGTGGTTCCAGACGACACAGGCGGTCTATGACGCCGACGCGATGGTCGACGCCTGCCGGCGGGCGCTCGACGACGGTCAGCGTCGCGTGGCCGTCACACTGGACGCCCTCGACGTCGCAGTGATCGACCGCGACGAGGTCGAACGCCACGCGACGATGGAGACCTTCGAGAACCTCAACACGCGCGAGGCGGTCGAAGCCGCGCGGGACCGCCTCTGA
- a CDS encoding rhomboid family intramembrane serine protease, which translates to MSKCDACGKTENMPYRCHHCGGTYCSEHRLPEAHDCPGLDDWGDPDGVFDSGFDDSVDDGGGGGLGDRLSVDTGPGSILGYFRGNATYTMLGLMWVTFLLQHLVVLVGIPIGGPTWSAIFTLQPQHPEYVWTWFTSVFSHAPLSLGHIALNSIVIFFFGRIVEDYVGSKQFTILFLVSGALAGLGQIGLSHLLVFLDYQSALGAGVLGASGAGLAIMGVLTVLNPSLRVYLYFLIPVPIWAITGFYLIVSVAGILGVGGGFTGGNVADMAHLVGLVIGLWYGSQVKGQRRTPNQLQFGGGGRGPGGPGGPGGPGRGRF; encoded by the coding sequence ATGTCGAAGTGCGACGCGTGTGGCAAGACCGAGAACATGCCGTACCGGTGTCACCACTGCGGGGGGACATATTGCTCGGAGCACCGGCTGCCGGAGGCGCACGACTGTCCGGGGCTGGACGACTGGGGTGACCCCGACGGCGTGTTCGACAGCGGATTCGACGACAGTGTCGACGACGGCGGGGGCGGCGGTCTGGGAGACCGCCTCTCGGTCGACACCGGGCCGGGCAGCATCCTCGGGTACTTCCGCGGGAACGCGACCTACACCATGCTGGGGCTGATGTGGGTCACCTTCCTCTTGCAGCATCTGGTGGTCCTCGTGGGCATCCCGATCGGCGGGCCGACCTGGAGCGCGATCTTCACGCTCCAGCCCCAGCACCCCGAGTACGTCTGGACCTGGTTCACCTCCGTGTTCTCCCACGCGCCGCTGAGCCTCGGCCACATCGCGCTGAACAGCATCGTGATCTTCTTCTTCGGCCGGATCGTCGAGGACTACGTCGGATCGAAGCAGTTCACGATCCTGTTTCTCGTCTCCGGTGCGCTGGCCGGCCTCGGACAGATCGGGCTCTCACACCTGCTCGTCTTCCTCGATTACCAGTCCGCCCTCGGTGCCGGCGTTCTGGGGGCCAGCGGTGCCGGGCTGGCGATCATGGGCGTCCTGACGGTCCTCAACCCCAGCCTCCGGGTCTACCTCTACTTCCTGATTCCGGTGCCGATCTGGGCGATCACCGGCTTCTACCTGATCGTCAGCGTCGCCGGCATTCTCGGCGTCGGCGGCGGCTTCACCGGCGGCAACGTCGCCGACATGGCCCACCTCGTCGGTCTCGTGATCGGGCTGTGGTACGGCAGCCAGGTCAAAGGCCAGCGTCGGACGCCCAATCAGTTGCAGTTCGGTGGCGGCGGTCGCGGACCCGGCGGTCCCGGCGGACCGGGTGGTCCCGGCCGCGGTCGGTTCTGA